In a single window of the Terriglobus roseus genome:
- a CDS encoding EthD family reductase, producing MIVLSVLYPKTAGARFDYEYYLNKHMPLASARFSSMTKSTVMRGVSAPDGSAPAYEVLTLLEFPSAEALAADMEAHGADVTGDVRNATDIQPLLQINEVLEQGPAGIDL from the coding sequence ATGATCGTTCTCTCCGTGCTGTATCCGAAGACTGCCGGCGCTCGTTTCGACTACGAGTACTACCTGAACAAGCACATGCCGCTGGCGAGCGCGCGTTTCAGTAGTATGACGAAGTCTACGGTGATGCGTGGCGTGTCTGCTCCTGACGGCAGCGCACCTGCTTATGAGGTCCTTACGTTGCTTGAGTTTCCGTCCGCGGAAGCGCTCGCTGCTGACATGGAAGCGCATGGTGCCGATGTGACTGGTGACGTTCGGAATGCAACGGACATTCAGCCGTTGCTGCAGATCAATGAAGTGCTGGAGCAGGGGCCTGCCGGGATCGATCTCTAA
- a CDS encoding VWA domain-containing protein — translation MRFCSPSSALSVLLCAAATLPHALAQSATQADPASQTTTLKVDARLVVVPVTVRDNKDHFIRTLAKDDFTLTVDGKPQSIRYFDREDDLPLTVGLLVDVSGSQRTVLDSERTASSAFLDGMLTPGRDRAFVVQFGKSADLLADVTPSLPRLQAGLQKIEADTDSRPSFRNGDPNDSGNSNDPNDTGSGNNGGYGGRRGGRGGQGGGSSRGGGTVLYDAVYLSSNEVLKKAPTAPAESKAVAGSDASAKSTVTSGPSRKAIILLTDGDDRGSKESLTDAIEAAQRTDATIYAIYYKGEEDHGGGGGGFPGHIPGMGGGGRGGGGFPGGGGRTGGGGGGERRVDGKKILERMADETGGRVYEVSKKLPLTEIYRQIAEELRSQYRLGFSPGNNEPGYHKLIVDTPKQKKVILQARDGYYTGGEMR, via the coding sequence ATGCGATTCTGCAGTCCTTCCTCCGCCTTGAGCGTGCTGCTGTGTGCCGCCGCAACCCTGCCCCATGCGCTCGCCCAATCGGCAACGCAGGCTGACCCCGCTTCGCAGACCACCACGCTAAAGGTCGATGCACGGCTGGTGGTTGTACCCGTCACCGTGCGCGACAACAAGGACCACTTCATCCGCACGCTGGCAAAGGATGACTTCACGCTGACCGTCGACGGCAAGCCGCAGTCCATCCGCTACTTCGACCGCGAAGATGACCTGCCGCTGACGGTGGGCCTCCTGGTCGACGTCAGTGGCAGCCAGCGTACGGTCCTGGATTCGGAGCGCACGGCATCGTCAGCGTTTCTCGACGGCATGCTGACACCCGGCCGCGACCGCGCCTTCGTGGTGCAGTTTGGCAAGTCGGCCGACCTGCTGGCGGACGTGACGCCGTCCCTGCCCAGGCTGCAGGCAGGCCTGCAGAAGATCGAGGCCGACACGGACAGCCGGCCCAGCTTCCGTAACGGCGATCCAAACGACAGCGGAAATAGCAACGATCCGAATGACACCGGCAGTGGCAACAATGGTGGGTACGGCGGCAGGCGGGGTGGCCGCGGAGGGCAAGGTGGCGGCTCCAGCCGCGGTGGTGGCACCGTCCTGTACGACGCAGTCTATCTCTCCTCGAACGAGGTGCTGAAGAAGGCGCCCACCGCACCGGCCGAGAGCAAAGCGGTCGCAGGCAGCGACGCTTCGGCCAAATCGACTGTCACGAGCGGCCCTTCACGCAAAGCGATCATCCTGCTGACGGACGGCGACGATCGCGGCAGCAAGGAGTCCCTGACCGACGCCATCGAGGCTGCGCAGCGTACGGATGCGACGATCTACGCAATCTATTACAAGGGTGAAGAAGACCACGGCGGCGGTGGTGGCGGATTCCCTGGCCACATCCCCGGCATGGGTGGTGGCGGACGTGGCGGCGGTGGCTTCCCCGGCGGCGGTGGACGCACCGGTGGCGGTGGCGGCGGCGAACGTAGAGTCGACGGCAAGAAAATTCTGGAGCGGATGGCCGACGAGACCGGTGGTCGTGTCTACGAGGTATCCAAAAAGCTGCCGCTGACCGAGATCTACCGGCAGATCGCCGAAGAGCTACGCAGCCAATACCGCCTGGGCTTCTCGCCCGGCAACAACGAGCCGGGATATCACAAGCTCATTGTCGACACGCCCAAACAGAAGAAGGTCATCCTGCAGGCACGCGACGGCTACTACACCGGCGGCGAAATGAGGTAG
- a CDS encoding APC family permease, whose product MIPVQPRSHTSGLQRGMGTAGALGANVIDMVGVGPFITLPLIVGVMGGPQAMLGWLLGALLSMADGCTWSELGTAHPEAGGSYAYLKHSFSPRWGRAFSFLYAWQLLFSAPLSIASGCIGFAQYASWFLPGATHTVQTLIAIAACVACTALLFQPVRKVSEATKALGIVVLLTLVAVIVIGFTHFSPKLALSFPPGAFHLGHAFFLGLGGGLLISAYDYWGYYNVCFLGAEVRDPARTIPRAVLGSIAIVGTLYLLMNTAVLGVLPWQSLIHEDAGARQYTIAIFTQTAFASHAWSHTAASGAVVLIAVASLASVFALLLGYSRIPYAAAEDGNFPAIFARLHPKHRVPTVALLTLCGVTLVCCLFRLQEVIASLVVVRIVFQFLLQGVAVMMPKHRAERRQRGRFRMPLYPLPTLLAMCGFVYILLSRPRLLVELRPVAFVLLSGLAVYGVREVLSRRAQPVD is encoded by the coding sequence ATGATCCCAGTACAGCCCAGGTCCCACACAAGCGGTCTGCAGCGCGGCATGGGCACCGCCGGAGCGCTGGGCGCGAATGTGATCGACATGGTCGGCGTCGGACCGTTCATTACGTTACCGCTGATCGTTGGCGTCATGGGAGGCCCACAGGCCATGCTGGGCTGGTTGCTGGGTGCATTGCTGTCCATGGCGGATGGCTGCACATGGAGTGAACTCGGCACAGCGCATCCCGAAGCCGGCGGGTCGTATGCGTACCTGAAGCACAGTTTTTCGCCGCGATGGGGCCGTGCGTTCTCGTTCCTGTATGCGTGGCAACTATTGTTTTCTGCGCCACTCTCCATCGCTTCGGGCTGCATTGGATTCGCGCAGTATGCCAGCTGGTTTCTGCCGGGCGCGACGCATACCGTGCAGACACTCATTGCGATCGCCGCCTGCGTCGCGTGCACCGCCCTGCTATTTCAGCCGGTGCGCAAGGTGAGTGAAGCGACGAAGGCACTGGGCATCGTGGTGCTGCTGACGCTTGTGGCTGTCATCGTCATCGGATTCACGCACTTTTCCCCAAAGCTCGCACTATCGTTTCCGCCGGGAGCATTTCACCTGGGTCATGCTTTCTTTCTTGGACTCGGTGGCGGCCTGTTGATCTCGGCCTATGACTACTGGGGCTACTACAACGTCTGCTTCCTGGGGGCAGAGGTGCGCGACCCCGCGAGGACGATTCCGCGGGCGGTGCTTGGCTCCATCGCCATCGTGGGAACGCTGTACCTGTTGATGAATACGGCTGTGCTGGGCGTGCTGCCCTGGCAGTCTTTGATCCATGAGGACGCGGGCGCACGGCAGTACACCATCGCCATCTTCACGCAGACGGCCTTCGCCTCGCATGCCTGGTCACACACGGCTGCCAGCGGTGCCGTGGTGTTAATTGCCGTGGCATCGCTTGCATCGGTTTTCGCGTTGCTGCTGGGCTATTCGCGCATCCCGTATGCGGCGGCAGAGGATGGTAACTTTCCTGCGATCTTCGCGCGTCTGCACCCGAAGCATCGCGTGCCCACAGTTGCTCTGTTGACGCTGTGCGGTGTCACGCTGGTGTGCTGCCTCTTTCGTTTGCAGGAGGTGATCGCATCGCTGGTGGTGGTTCGCATCGTCTTTCAGTTCCTGCTGCAGGGCGTTGCCGTGATGATGCCGAAGCACCGTGCGGAGCGGAGGCAACGCGGCCGCTTCCGCATGCCGCTTTACCCGCTGCCCACGCTGCTGGCGATGTGCGGCTTCGTCTACATCCTGCTGTCACGCCCACGCCTGCTGGTGGAACTGCGGCCCGTGGCATTCGTGCTCCTGAGTGGCCTTGCGGTCTATGGCGTGCGAGAAGTCCTGTCGCGTCGTGCACAGCCGGTAGACTAG
- a CDS encoding polysaccharide deacetylase family protein — protein MNALLDVGAGAAALGLLAGGYAYAANWPTSQIFGRTLIAGRDGADGLHRVALTYDDGPSPRNTPALLDLLADHHVHATFFLIGEHVRKHPDLARRVVAGGHVIGNHTAMHPNLRKKYDARVRGELATCQKTIEDTLGITPVLFRPPYGARRPGVLRIAQSLGLTPVMWNVTAHDWDPIGSDAILARIDKGMRANGKRGVASNILLHDASHLDGIEPASRVDTITVTRTLLRRKGLHFVTPLDWLEDFRKH, from the coding sequence ATGAATGCGTTGCTCGATGTTGGCGCGGGTGCTGCTGCTTTGGGGCTGCTGGCCGGCGGCTATGCCTATGCGGCGAACTGGCCGACGTCACAGATCTTCGGCAGAACACTGATCGCTGGTCGCGACGGTGCTGATGGCCTCCATCGCGTCGCGCTGACCTATGACGACGGCCCCAGCCCGCGCAACACGCCGGCACTGCTTGACCTGCTGGCAGACCATCATGTACATGCGACGTTCTTCCTCATCGGCGAACATGTGCGCAAGCATCCGGATCTGGCCCGCCGAGTCGTTGCGGGCGGACACGTCATCGGCAATCACACGGCGATGCATCCCAACCTTCGCAAGAAGTACGATGCGCGTGTGCGCGGAGAGTTGGCGACCTGCCAGAAGACGATCGAGGACACGCTTGGCATCACGCCGGTGCTCTTCCGTCCTCCGTATGGCGCGCGACGCCCCGGCGTTCTGCGAATTGCACAATCGTTGGGACTGACACCGGTGATGTGGAATGTGACCGCGCACGATTGGGATCCGATTGGATCGGACGCGATCCTGGCGCGGATCGACAAGGGAATGCGTGCGAATGGGAAGCGCGGTGTTGCCTCCAATATCCTGCTGCACGACGCCTCACACCTTGACGGCATCGAACCTGCGTCGCGTGTCGATACCATCACGGTGACTCGCACGCTGCTACGGCGCAAAGGGCTTCACTTTGTGACGCCGCTGGACTGGCTTGAGGACTTCCGCAAGCACTAG
- a CDS encoding adenosine deaminase family protein gives MVSWKKVFRVALLGATATASMGASAQAAAGSSEARMAAKIERLRSNPAALRALLVSMPKGGDLHVHLSGAVYAETFLQNAAADNLCVDPIKGVLLPNRGLTKSLPPQPVCVEGTQPAATAFRDQGLYDRLVDSFSMRSFVPSAGWSGHDQFFATFARFGGIAKSHQGEWVDEVATRAASQNEQYLELMNTPDFGMAIRLAAQQHWDGDPAKMRDALLAGGLRDNIATDRAEIDALEATRNAREHCGTPEAKPACRVQVRYIYQILRSAPPERVFAQTLLGYEVASVDPRVVGINFVQPEDAFLAMSQYDNQMTMLQYLHATYPKVHLSLHAGELGPGMVPPDGLRFHIHDAVEKAGAERIGHGVDVMFEDGADALLKDMAAKHVMVEINLTSNDVILGVRGKDHSLQSYIGAGVPFALSTDDEGVSRIDLTHEYVRAVMEQGLTYAQLKSSARASLEHSFLPGDSLWAARDKFAAMRHECITSKGDAPSAACADFLKTSDKAQQQWELEKRFRAFESTAVATTKETR, from the coding sequence ATGGTTTCGTGGAAGAAAGTCTTCCGTGTTGCGCTACTGGGCGCGACGGCTACTGCCTCGATGGGTGCATCCGCACAGGCTGCCGCTGGCAGCAGTGAAGCGCGGATGGCTGCAAAGATTGAGAGACTTCGATCGAACCCCGCTGCGCTGCGCGCACTGCTGGTCAGCATGCCCAAGGGCGGCGACTTGCATGTACACCTGTCAGGTGCCGTCTATGCGGAGACCTTTTTGCAGAACGCCGCGGCAGACAATCTTTGCGTGGACCCGATCAAGGGCGTGCTACTGCCCAACCGCGGCCTTACGAAGAGCCTGCCGCCACAGCCCGTATGCGTTGAGGGCACGCAGCCTGCTGCAACCGCCTTCCGCGACCAGGGGCTTTACGACAGGCTGGTCGACAGCTTCAGCATGCGCTCCTTCGTCCCAAGTGCGGGCTGGAGCGGCCACGATCAGTTCTTCGCGACCTTTGCCCGTTTCGGCGGCATTGCGAAGAGCCACCAGGGTGAGTGGGTGGATGAAGTCGCCACCCGTGCTGCCTCGCAGAACGAGCAGTATCTCGAACTGATGAACACGCCGGACTTTGGCATGGCGATACGCCTTGCAGCGCAGCAGCACTGGGATGGCGATCCTGCAAAGATGCGCGATGCGCTGCTCGCCGGTGGGCTGCGGGACAACATCGCTACAGATCGCGCAGAGATTGACGCTCTCGAAGCGACACGCAACGCGCGTGAGCACTGCGGCACGCCGGAAGCAAAGCCTGCATGCAGGGTGCAGGTGCGCTACATCTACCAGATCCTGCGATCCGCTCCGCCGGAGCGCGTTTTTGCGCAGACGCTGCTTGGCTACGAGGTCGCAAGCGTCGACCCGCGCGTGGTTGGCATCAACTTCGTGCAACCGGAGGACGCCTTCCTGGCGATGTCGCAGTACGACAACCAGATGACGATGCTGCAGTATCTGCATGCGACCTACCCCAAGGTGCACCTGTCGCTGCACGCCGGCGAGCTTGGTCCGGGGATGGTGCCGCCGGATGGTCTCCGGTTTCACATCCACGATGCGGTCGAGAAGGCCGGCGCCGAGCGCATTGGACATGGCGTTGACGTCATGTTCGAGGACGGCGCGGACGCGCTGCTGAAAGACATGGCCGCGAAGCACGTAATGGTTGAGATCAACCTGACTTCGAACGATGTGATCCTGGGCGTGAGAGGCAAGGATCATTCGCTACAGAGCTACATCGGTGCAGGCGTGCCGTTTGCACTTTCGACAGATGATGAAGGCGTGTCGCGCATCGATCTAACCCACGAGTATGTGCGAGCCGTGATGGAACAGGGCCTGACGTACGCTCAGCTGAAGTCTTCCGCACGAGCTTCGTTGGAACACTCGTTCCTTCCCGGCGACAGCCTGTGGGCAGCGCGCGACAAATTCGCTGCGATGCGGCACGAGTGCATCACCAGCAAGGGCGATGCGCCCTCCGCCGCATGCGCGGATTTCCTGAAGACAAGTGACAAGGCACAACAGCAGTGGGAACTGGAAAAGCGCTTCCGCGCATTTGAGTCGACTGCGGTGGCTACTACGAAGGAGACACGATGA